Proteins from a genomic interval of Longimicrobium sp.:
- a CDS encoding thioesterase family protein: MPPSPQWCTVEFRARYSETDQMGIIYHPNYLTWCEMGRTELIRQLWKPYSQVERDGVLLAVTDATLRYHASARYEDLVRVTTTLEQVRSRAVSFTYLVERVEDDGTTTRLCTARTGLTAIDRAGAPRKLPADLLDAFRRAAAPEPV, translated from the coding sequence ATGCCGCCCAGCCCGCAGTGGTGCACCGTGGAGTTCCGCGCACGGTACTCCGAGACGGACCAGATGGGGATCATCTACCACCCCAATTACCTTACCTGGTGTGAGATGGGGCGTACGGAGCTCATCCGGCAGCTGTGGAAGCCGTACTCGCAGGTGGAGCGCGACGGCGTGCTGCTGGCCGTCACCGACGCCACCCTGCGCTACCATGCGTCGGCCCGCTACGAGGACCTGGTGCGGGTGACGACGACGCTGGAACAGGTCCGCTCCCGCGCCGTCTCCTTCACCTACCTGGTGGAGCGGGTGGAGGACGACGGCACCACCACGCGCCTGTGCACCGCGCGTACGGGGCTGACGGCCATCGACCGCGCCGGCGCGCCGCGCAAGCTGCCGGCAGACCTGCTCGACGCCTTCCGCCGCGCCGCGGCCCCGGAGCCCGTATGA
- a CDS encoding HEAT repeat domain-containing protein: MKIVYALALAAAPLAACAPAAGRGTSQPTPSAVAPLLRLEDRREYDPAVFQAALASPSAPLRRRAALAAGRIRDPRSIAPLGALLSDADTAVVATAAFALGQIGDTAAVPLLAPLADPARIAVAPTVVGEAAYALGKIRHPQARAALERLLTDAPREGAGVREAVGMALLAIWRQGRPTPVDAIAPWLRSADPEIRWRAAYALARRAEPRATAALFPHVGDADPLVRSFAARGLTGPMADSSGIGRTAAQDALVRIIANDGAYEPRINALRSLGTFPGPRTLAVLSAVAGVPRNEHESIAALESIQRLGRDAASAATLLGEIAQSNSRPVFIRQTALAALADVDSTRAADVARGLETSPEWRLRAAAVRALVEAEGPSNNRLMTFAADPDPRIGAAAIEQALTAAGDSVGPLRDLLMAGLAHRDAIVRTNALAGLARLADPATLPAVLDAYQRAQTDTLNDAALAAVDAVAAIDKKQPGAAARFLARFPRSGDYLVRQRVNAAWGDTLTGAWGAPLPIETNRSPADYERMAEVERRGIRRATIVTSRGDIHLELFGGDAPQTVNSFLSLAANGFFDGQEWPRVVPNFVIQGGDPRGDTSGGPGYVIRDELNRNLYLRGTLGMALSGPDTGGSQWFVTHSPQPHLDATYTVFGRVVRGMEVADRLLPGDRIIRIRENR; the protein is encoded by the coding sequence ATGAAAATCGTTTACGCTCTCGCCTTGGCCGCCGCTCCGCTCGCCGCCTGTGCACCCGCGGCCGGCAGAGGCACGTCCCAGCCCACGCCCTCCGCCGTCGCCCCGCTGCTGCGGCTGGAAGACCGCCGCGAATACGATCCGGCCGTCTTCCAGGCGGCGCTGGCGAGCCCCTCCGCGCCGCTGCGGCGCCGCGCCGCGCTGGCGGCCGGGCGCATCCGCGACCCTCGATCGATCGCCCCGCTCGGCGCGCTGCTGAGCGACGCCGACACCGCCGTCGTTGCCACCGCCGCGTTCGCTCTCGGGCAGATCGGCGACACCGCGGCCGTGCCGCTGCTGGCGCCGCTCGCCGATCCCGCGCGCATCGCGGTCGCCCCGACGGTCGTGGGCGAGGCGGCGTACGCGCTGGGCAAGATCCGCCATCCGCAGGCCCGCGCCGCGCTGGAGCGGCTGCTGACGGATGCGCCGCGCGAAGGGGCCGGGGTGCGCGAGGCCGTGGGGATGGCGCTGCTGGCCATCTGGCGCCAGGGCCGCCCCACGCCCGTGGACGCGATCGCTCCCTGGCTGCGCTCGGCCGATCCCGAAATCCGCTGGCGCGCCGCCTACGCACTCGCCCGGCGCGCGGAGCCGCGCGCGACGGCCGCGCTCTTTCCCCACGTCGGCGACGCCGATCCACTCGTCCGCTCCTTCGCCGCCCGCGGCCTGACCGGACCGATGGCGGACTCGTCGGGGATCGGACGAACGGCGGCGCAGGACGCGCTCGTCCGTATCATCGCGAACGACGGGGCGTACGAGCCGCGGATCAACGCACTCCGCTCGCTAGGGACCTTTCCCGGTCCGCGAACGCTGGCCGTGCTGAGCGCCGTCGCGGGAGTCCCCCGCAACGAGCACGAGTCCATCGCCGCGCTGGAATCCATTCAGCGGCTGGGCAGGGACGCGGCGTCGGCGGCCACCCTCCTGGGAGAGATTGCGCAGTCGAATTCGCGCCCCGTCTTCATCCGCCAGACCGCGCTCGCCGCGCTGGCGGACGTCGATTCCACCCGCGCGGCCGACGTGGCCCGCGGCCTGGAGACGTCGCCCGAATGGAGGCTGCGCGCCGCGGCCGTGCGCGCCCTCGTGGAGGCCGAGGGTCCGAGCAACAACCGCCTGATGACGTTCGCCGCAGACCCCGATCCGCGCATCGGGGCCGCGGCCATCGAGCAGGCGCTGACGGCGGCCGGCGACAGCGTGGGACCCCTCCGCGACCTGCTGATGGCGGGACTGGCGCACCGGGACGCGATCGTTCGCACCAACGCGCTCGCCGGCCTGGCGCGCCTGGCAGACCCGGCGACGCTTCCCGCCGTGCTCGACGCCTACCAGCGCGCCCAGACCGACACGCTGAACGACGCGGCGCTCGCCGCCGTGGACGCGGTGGCGGCGATCGACAAGAAGCAGCCCGGCGCGGCCGCTCGATTCCTGGCCCGCTTCCCCCGCTCCGGCGACTACCTGGTCCGCCAGCGCGTGAACGCCGCCTGGGGCGACACGCTCACGGGCGCCTGGGGCGCGCCACTGCCCATCGAGACGAACCGGTCCCCAGCGGACTACGAGCGGATGGCCGAGGTGGAGCGGAGGGGCATCCGCCGCGCGACCATCGTCACCAGCCGCGGCGACATCCACCTGGAACTGTTCGGGGGCGACGCGCCGCAGACCGTCAACAGCTTCCTGTCGCTGGCCGCCAATGGGTTCTTCGACGGGCAGGAGTGGCCGCGCGTGGTTCCCAACTTCGTCATCCAGGGTGGCGACCCGCGCGGGGACACTTCGGGAGGTCCGGGGTACGTGATTCGCGACGAGCTGAATCGCAACCTGTACCTGCGCGGCACGCTCGGCATGGCGCTCTCCGGCCCCGACACGGGCGGAAGCCAGTGGTTCGTCACCCACTCGCCCCAGCCGCACCTGGACGCCACCTACACGGTGTTCGGACGGGTGGTGCGAGGGATGGAAGTGGCCGACCGCCTGCTGCCGGGCGACCGCATCATTCGAATCCGGGAGAACCGTTGA
- the lptE gene encoding LPS assembly lipoprotein LptE yields the protein MSLAFPKRPGIRRALDAVLLTAFLALLSGCNYSFTGGGLPQHIRRVYIEPFENETPYPGLESLLLRELQDRFPGSLGVRLASQSNADAIVRGKLKSAEEQTTNINPNTDASGRIGRLEAQVQVSFDAEIYDVQNDRVLWRGNGITALGAFNPNTEDVDDGRRKALQQAVQRLIEGAQSQW from the coding sequence ATGTCACTGGCTTTCCCGAAGCGACCTGGAATCCGCCGGGCACTTGACGCCGTCCTGCTGACGGCGTTCCTGGCCCTGCTTTCCGGCTGCAACTACAGCTTTACTGGCGGCGGGCTGCCGCAGCACATCCGGCGCGTGTACATCGAGCCGTTCGAGAACGAAACGCCGTACCCGGGGCTGGAAAGCCTTTTGCTGCGCGAGCTGCAGGACCGCTTTCCCGGCAGCCTGGGCGTGCGCCTGGCGTCGCAGTCCAACGCCGACGCCATCGTCCGCGGCAAGCTGAAGTCGGCCGAGGAGCAGACCACCAACATCAACCCCAACACCGATGCCTCGGGGCGCATCGGCCGGCTGGAGGCGCAGGTGCAGGTGAGCTTCGACGCCGAGATCTACGACGTGCAGAACGACCGGGTGCTCTGGCGCGGCAACGGAATCACCGCGCTGGGCGCGTTCAACCCCAACACCGAGGACGTGGACGACGGCCGCCGCAAGGCGCTGCAGCAGGCGGTGCAGCGGCTGATCGAGGGAGCGCAGTCGCAGTGGTAG
- the hemC gene encoding hydroxymethylbilane synthase, with protein MVALRIASRGSELALWQSRAVEAALRAADPSLEVRIDVIRTTGDRIQDVPLAKIGDKGLFTKELDNALLAGDADLAVHSLKDVPTRLPDGLALAAVTVREDPRDVVLLAPGRTGGLDALPSGARVGTSSLRRRAQLQALRPELEVLDLRGNLNTRLAKLDRGDYDAIILAAAGVRRLGWEDRISESLDPGQWLPAVGQGALAVVCCEDRAEVLDRLRALHDPHTAACTTAERALLRALEGGCQVPIGALGRVDGDRLVLDGLVADTDGTCILRVQESGPVDDAQAIGRRAADALLARGAGEVLAAVRARAAAPEPAAP; from the coding sequence GTGGTAGCGCTTCGCATCGCTTCCCGCGGCAGCGAGCTGGCCCTGTGGCAGTCCCGCGCCGTGGAAGCCGCCCTCCGCGCCGCCGATCCGTCCCTCGAGGTGCGGATCGACGTCATCAGGACCACGGGCGACCGCATCCAGGACGTGCCCCTGGCCAAGATCGGCGACAAGGGGCTGTTCACCAAGGAGCTGGACAACGCGCTCCTGGCCGGCGATGCCGACCTGGCGGTCCACTCGCTCAAGGACGTGCCCACCCGCCTGCCGGACGGCCTGGCCCTGGCCGCGGTGACCGTCCGCGAAGACCCGCGCGACGTAGTCCTTCTCGCCCCTGGGCGCACGGGGGGACTGGACGCGCTGCCATCCGGCGCGCGCGTCGGCACCAGCTCGCTCCGGCGCCGGGCACAGCTGCAGGCGCTGCGGCCGGAGCTGGAGGTGCTGGATCTGCGCGGCAACCTGAACACGCGATTGGCGAAGCTGGACCGCGGCGACTACGACGCCATCATCCTGGCCGCCGCGGGGGTCCGGCGACTGGGCTGGGAGGACCGGATCTCCGAGTCGCTGGATCCCGGGCAATGGCTTCCCGCCGTGGGCCAGGGTGCGCTGGCCGTCGTCTGCTGCGAGGACCGCGCGGAGGTGCTCGACCGGCTTCGCGCCCTCCACGATCCCCACACCGCCGCCTGCACCACCGCCGAGCGCGCGCTGCTGCGGGCGCTGGAAGGCGGCTGCCAGGTGCCCATCGGCGCGCTGGGGCGGGTGGATGGAGACCGGCTCGTCCTCGACGGCCTGGTGGCGGACACCGACGGCACGTGCATCCTCCGCGTCCAGGAGTCAGGCCCGGTGGATGATGCCCAGGCGATCGGCCGGCGCGCGGCGGACGCGCTGCTGGCGCGCGGGGCGGGGGAGGTGCTGGCCGCCGTGCGCGCCCGCGCCGCCGCACCCGAGCCCGCGGCGCCATGA
- the rfaE2 gene encoding D-glycero-beta-D-manno-heptose 1-phosphate adenylyltransferase — protein MTPLVHPADKVMSREDVLHRFGQPRCGRIVFTNGVFDILHRGHVEYLFAARALGDALVVGLNTDDSVRRLAKAPGRPVNPQEDRAMVLAALGCVDAVTLFDEDTPHAIITALMPDVLVKGGDYTVDTIVGAPEVLAAGGRVEVIPLIPGRSTTSILERARGGGESG, from the coding sequence ATGACGCCCCTGGTGCACCCGGCGGACAAGGTGATGTCGCGCGAGGACGTGCTCCATCGCTTCGGTCAGCCGCGCTGCGGGCGCATCGTCTTTACCAACGGCGTCTTCGACATCCTTCACCGCGGCCACGTGGAGTACCTGTTCGCGGCCCGCGCCCTGGGCGACGCCCTCGTCGTCGGCCTGAACACCGACGACTCGGTCCGCCGGCTGGCCAAGGCGCCGGGGCGGCCCGTCAACCCGCAGGAAGACCGCGCGATGGTGCTCGCCGCGTTGGGGTGCGTGGACGCGGTCACCCTGTTCGACGAGGACACGCCGCACGCCATCATCACGGCGCTGATGCCGGACGTGCTGGTGAAGGGCGGGGACTACACGGTCGATACCATCGTCGGGGCGCCGGAAGTGCTGGCCGCGGGAGGCAGGGTGGAGGTGATTCCGCTGATCCCCGGCCGGTCGACGACGTCCATCCTGGAACGAGCGAGAGGGGGAGGGGAGAGTGGCTGA